tttatatCCAATGGACTCATGGAGTCTCATTTTATGATTTAtaaactgtattatttattttgatgttcagATTGCTCTAGAATTGGGAAGGGGGAACAATTCAAGCTGATTTctggcatttttgtttgtttttgacatacCTTCATCATTATTTGAGCatgttcttgctttcttgctcatTTTATACTTTAACTACTGTGGCCTCAAAAAGAGCCATTCCTCTAAAAAGCTTCTATGGGGAAAAATGGTATTTAGAACGCATTATCTGAGTAATAGCTGTACTTGTGGCCATTCTTTTATTATGCTCCTAAGTTCTTTCACTCCTTAAGTAGGGATtcaaaaatgtatgcatttatgtttgtgtgtctctgcatatATGTACAGTTACATCAATGttaaccacacacacatgcacacatatacatgtacaaatatatatatatatatatggaaaaatataagtTCATTCTGATACCTTCAATTATAATTTATCCCCACAGGGTTCAttacagttttctcattttctacaaTTGTTACTCACATCTCTGACCGGAGCAACCATCCCTcatttatctttagttttttatCAATTCCTTGGTATGTAATTAATCACCCTTCTCTGCTACCATCCCCTTTTCACTGCCAGTTCTGGcaaccttctctctctttctttatatatgtatgtgtgtgtgtgtgagatatatatatatatatattccccccTTAACTTGTGACACACCGAACCTTCTCTCCACAAGTCATCTTCCCTGTCCCTCTCAGATTCTGGCTCTCTACCAGGAGCTCTTTTGGCTGATATGATAGATGGTTTGTGTTTAACCCAGCTCTTTTCATGTGTGAAAATGTACATCACTTCTTAAAAAGAGAagacatctttcttttcttcctcttcttgttttatatttatgtcgTTAGGGCTAGAAACTCCAAACTTTTGGCCATGTGGAAGGTAGTTAGAGTTACAAACGTCAAAATCCAGCAGATTGAATTTAAGTGCGGGTTCTGCCACAGAAATTGGCTGCATGAGCTtggataaattaaaatatttcccagGCATCATGTTATGTGAGAATTAGGATAGTAAAAACCCAAAGGGGTTATTATGTATGCAAagttattatatatatgatatataatattcattttatgtttacGACTGCTCTGGTTTCCATAGGAAAACTTAGTcctcaagaaaacaaataatcataCAATAAAATCCCAGGGAATGCTATTGTGAGTTTGAATTGTTTGGGAGCTTCCTGTAGCAGCCAGATTATACCAACCATTTCCATACttctgagaaggaagaaataatcatTTCTACCTCatgaaaatatgctaaatatgctgctaaatattttaaagattgtttCATCTTAATAATCAGGTTTATTTTTCACTAGTTAAAAAACactgtttaatatattttataaaatcattctccataaaattattatttacctTCATTTATAGAAAATTCTTTTTGTGTCCCTATAAGCTCATAATGTACTGAGTCCCCTATGTCTCGATCAGTCGCTGTCAACATGACCAGCTTTGTTCCAACAGAGagattttcataaatatttataggtGCATCTGGTACAGATCTGTGGGACCAAATGATGTTTTTTATCAATCACTATAAACAAATGTCTCTTCATCTATGTTacacagcaaatattttaaatttcatataatatgTATCATGTAACAGTTCCAGGTCTGGCCTTcttaatgttttttcattttacattattaaatcTATTAgagaatgtttacattttatgaaaAGAACCTAAAAGTTTCTTTTACCTGTATCATTTTTCAAGTCCTTCTACTGATTGGTAAATTGTACTTTATTCCAGATTACAAAATACTACAAATGTTTTTGCAATGATTTTCATTATCTTTGTGTTTGGGCATATGTCCATATCAGCAAGTGCTTATTGCACAAATTCTCTTGAATACCTACATTGACTTTGCAATATGAACATATCAATGtacattttctctaatatttttattattaaaaataaataccagaaAAATATGAAGCTTTGGATTATTCCACCAAAAAAATACTGATTCTCTTCTGTAGTTTCAAGGGCAAAATATCAATGAGTTGGCTTCCAGTGCatgtaaaaagaataataaaatacaacttatcGAGGTTTACTTTCTagatcatttaaaacattttaaaaaaattaacagtggaAACAATAGCCAAACACTGGTCTTTATCCTGCTATGAGAAAAATTTCTGTGGCTTAATCTTATCACTTAAATATTTAGATTACTCATTGTTTACGCAAGAACAGGACTCTCATCATTGACATTCTGGACGTTGATACTGATGGTGCCAATGCATAACTCCAAAGACCGGTTTTCGCTATTTCTCACAGCAATCACTAAATGGAAATGCTAAAGTAAATAAGAGAAGATAGAATGTGGGTTTTTATAAAGTGCTTAAAATATGcagttttggctgggtgcagtggctcatgcctgtaatcccagcactttgggaagctgaggcgggcagatcaccgggggtcaggagttcgagaacagactggccaacatggtgaaaccccgtctctactaaaaatacaaaaattagccaggtgtggtggtgggtgactgtagtcccagctcctcaggaggctgagacaggagaatcacttgaatctgggaggcagaagttgcagtgagccgagatcacgccactgcactccagcctgggcaataaagagtgaaactccatctcaaaaaaaaaaaaaaaaaatgcaattaatttccctttacataaaaaatactttaaaaataaaattgaaaaatactttagaaaattGGAAGCATAAGAATGTAGACCCACTCCCCAAACACTATAAGGCCATTTGTCAAAAAGAGTATCTTTTGTACCTTTGTACAGATTTCTGCAATTATGCTTCTAATTTTCATGTAACTTAGATCATATTTTCCAATGTTCGTTTTGGGCATACATATCAGATTTAAATTTGTAGAAGTACCAACATAAAAGAGTAAGTTTTATTGTTTAGGAAAAACTAGTCCGTGCAACTAAAGAACTATCTTACTtttggaaaaattagaaagaacaCAAATACTTTAGAACCCTTAAAAAATCTAACGCTTCATTTGAAGAGATGATATGACAATGCCTCAAATAATGAAGAAATGTGGTCTAACAAGGTAATCACGAATAAGTGTGATGAAGTcaaataatgattttaattttgttttattaaatgtaattttatggcCAATAAGatcatatttataaagaaaaataactccaAATTATATTTAATCCTATGAGATTATACATTATTGAAACTTCTATTTTgcgtatattttattttatttatttatttatttattttttaactctgaaCTTTTTATTGGCCTCCTGCTCCCCAAAGGGTATCCTGCTTCTGCTGGCTTAATGCCTCAGAACTTTGGTGTCGTTGGTCTCAGACACCACTTTGCCATCCACTATCCGGCGGGTGGTGGTCTTTCGGATGGTTTGCATGGAGTTGCTGCTGTCCAAGGCATCACCAAGATTGAATTCCTCACCATCTTCCAGCAGGCGGCGGTAGGTGGCGATCTCAGCTTCCAGCTTGACCTTGATGTTCAGCAGGGCCTCATACTCCTGGGCCTGTCGCTGTCCCTCTGCCCGGGTCTGTGCCAGCTCTGACTCCAGGTGCAGCAGGATCCCATTGAGCTGCTCCATCTGTAGGGCGTAGCgggcctccacctccctcaggctgttctccaaGCTGGCCTTCAGATTTCTCATGGAGTCCAGGTCGATCTCCAAGGACTGGACTGTACGTCTCAGCTCTGTGAGCGTCATCTCAGCAGCTCCAACCTTGGCAGACTGTGTGGTGACCACTGTGGTGCTCTCCTCAATCTGCTGAGACCAGTACTTGTCTAGCTCCTCTCGGTTCTTCCGAGCCAGCTCATCATATTGGGCCCGGATGTCTGCCATGATCTTGGCGAGGTCCTGAGATTTGGGGGCATCTACCTCCACGGTCAACCCAGAGCTGGCAATCTGGGCTTGTAGGCCTTTTACTTCCTCCTCATGGTTCTTCTTCATGAAGAGCAGCTCCTCCTTGAGAGCCTCGATCTCTGTCTCCAGCTGCAGTCGAGTGACATTGGTGTCATCAATGACCTTGCGGAGCCCATGGATGTCGTTCTCCACAGACTGGCGCATGGCCAGCTCTGTCTCATACTTGACTCTAATGTCATCAGCAGCAAGAGGGGCATTGTCAATCTGCAGAACGATGCGGGCATTGTCCACAGTATTTGCGAAGATCTGAGCCCTCAGGTCCTCGATGATCTTAAAGTAATGGCTCCAGTCTCTGACCTGGGGTCCCTTCTTCTCCAAGTGCTCCCGGATTTTGCTCTCCAGCCTCCGGTTCTCGGTCTTCAGGCTCCTCACTCTGTCCAGGTAAGAGGCCAGGCGGTCGTTGAGGCTTTGCATGGTCTCCTTCTCGTTCTGGATGCCTCCCATTCCTGCCAGACCCCCAGCCATCCCTGAGGCCAGGCCCCCGGACCCCATGCCGCCCCG
Above is a genomic segment from Macaca thibetana thibetana isolate TM-01 chromosome 3, ASM2454274v1, whole genome shotgun sequence containing:
- the LOC126951248 gene encoding keratin, type I cytoskeletal 18-like; amino-acid sequence: MPLPTLLWIHVMVSFLKPLNLFWTMKQILSMSFTTRSTFSTNYRSLGSVQAPSYSARQVSSAAGVYAGAGGSGSRISVSRSTSFRGGMGSGGLASGMAGGLAGMGGIQNEKETMQSLNDRLASYLDRVRSLKTENRRLESKIREHLEKKGPQVRDWSHYFKIIEDLRAQIFANTVDNARIVLQIDNAPLAADDIRVKYETELAMRQSVENDIHGLRKVIDDTNVTRLQLETEIEALKEELLFMKKNHEEEVKGLQAQIASSGLTVEVDAPKSQDLAKIMADIRAQYDELARKNREELDKYWSQQIEESTTVVTTQSAKVGAAEMTLTELRRTVQSLEIDLDSMRNLKASLENSLREVEARYALQMEQLNGILLHLESELAQTRAEGQRQAQEYEALLNIKVKLEAEIATYRRLLEDGEEFNLGDALDSSNSMQTIRKTTTRRIVDGKVVSETNDTKVLRH